A stretch of the SAR202 cluster bacterium genome encodes the following:
- a CDS encoding ABC transporter substrate-binding protein, translating into MGSYKSWLRRWQVPLALLSLVTATLLILACGDDETTGATATATRPATSPTGTPGAGATPTPTATSAAKAPVTTRLKIGSEPPSTWATVNWPASNLDVSWQQMYEHLVGTDRKTSELVPELATGWSVATNGKDWNFKLRRDTPFYGRDGKPSKYTFTAKDVVHSMEMAGGYKTQTARSPGFWRTWAGPQGSQEIVNDYEIVFHLPGVNLDLPRQVSDELEAPISSLEHWNAVGGEEGYKADPIGNGPFALMEMKVNQYYLYKRIENHWRRTSEFAELQFIAVPESAVRLGMLINGEADIASVPRLLHKQVTDAGKKTYRASVPGGHHHVRIPWYKPQNYVDPATGKPAYEGAPAGPTKGYDANDPLRNVKVREAINVAINRDEINKVFFQGQFAPNVMDWFPPWAAFFKDEWAPFPGPTGKTGREGGWPFPFDIGLAKKLLAEAGYQGGGFELTMYTPNNHSLVPEMPEIAEAIGKYWRDVGISTKFVAMTNSEMFTVVNNRTEAKTLFMAVNPGAFHPCAIGPFTVYKSGRAQWDYDEFDKFIDDCATLATEEQRTRRTLELGDWSKRTILTIPLFWVFQQGGITPTWWRRNTRCTCCTIRQSVTTSLLSQPISSRARPSSVEGMLDGCYDGRAIHPQGG; encoded by the coding sequence ATGGGTAGCTACAAGTCGTGGTTGCGGCGCTGGCAAGTACCGTTGGCACTGCTTAGCTTGGTTACAGCAACGCTTCTTATACTGGCCTGCGGAGACGATGAGACTACCGGCGCCACCGCTACCGCTACAAGGCCTGCGACAAGCCCGACGGGCACTCCTGGCGCCGGGGCAACGCCTACCCCTACAGCTACATCGGCAGCTAAGGCGCCGGTGACTACACGTCTGAAAATAGGGTCAGAACCGCCGTCAACATGGGCGACGGTGAACTGGCCTGCCTCCAACCTGGACGTGTCATGGCAGCAGATGTATGAGCATTTGGTGGGAACCGATAGGAAAACCTCGGAATTGGTGCCTGAACTGGCTACAGGGTGGTCAGTGGCGACCAACGGCAAAGATTGGAATTTCAAGCTGCGAAGGGATACGCCGTTTTACGGAAGAGACGGGAAGCCGTCTAAGTACACCTTTACCGCCAAAGACGTAGTCCATTCCATGGAGATGGCTGGAGGCTACAAAACTCAAACAGCCCGAAGCCCAGGCTTTTGGCGTACTTGGGCCGGCCCTCAGGGGAGCCAGGAAATTGTCAACGATTATGAGATAGTGTTCCATCTGCCCGGTGTGAATCTGGACTTGCCGCGCCAGGTCTCGGATGAGCTGGAAGCACCAATTTCCAGTCTGGAGCACTGGAACGCGGTGGGCGGTGAGGAAGGCTACAAAGCTGATCCTATTGGCAACGGGCCCTTTGCCCTGATGGAGATGAAGGTTAATCAATATTACTTATACAAACGGATTGAGAATCACTGGCGCAGAACATCCGAGTTTGCCGAGCTTCAGTTCATCGCAGTCCCTGAGTCGGCGGTAAGGCTGGGTATGTTAATTAACGGAGAGGCGGACATTGCCTCGGTGCCACGGCTTTTGCATAAACAGGTCACAGACGCAGGAAAGAAGACCTACAGGGCCAGCGTGCCTGGCGGGCACCACCATGTTCGGATCCCCTGGTATAAGCCCCAGAACTATGTGGACCCGGCTACCGGAAAGCCTGCATATGAAGGCGCTCCTGCAGGTCCAACTAAGGGTTACGACGCCAACGACCCGCTCCGCAATGTTAAGGTGCGCGAAGCTATCAACGTAGCCATCAACCGGGATGAGATCAATAAGGTCTTTTTCCAGGGCCAATTTGCTCCTAATGTTATGGACTGGTTCCCGCCATGGGCAGCCTTCTTTAAGGATGAATGGGCCCCGTTCCCCGGACCGACGGGTAAAACTGGACGGGAGGGAGGATGGCCTTTCCCCTTTGATATAGGGCTTGCTAAAAAGCTCCTGGCAGAAGCTGGGTATCAAGGCGGCGGTTTTGAGCTGACTATGTACACGCCCAACAATCATAGCCTTGTGCCAGAGATGCCTGAGATTGCCGAGGCTATTGGGAAATACTGGCGGGATGTAGGCATAAGCACCAAGTTTGTGGCGATGACGAACAGTGAAATGTTTACCGTGGTAAATAACAGGACGGAGGCTAAGACATTGTTCATGGCGGTAAACCCGGGAGCGTTTCACCCCTGCGCTATTGGGCCTTTTACCGTTTATAAGTCAGGGAGGGCTCAATGGGACTACGACGAGTTCGATAAGTTCATTGACGACTGCGCTACGCTGGCGACGGAAGAGCAGCGTACACGGAGGACATTGGAGCTTGGAGACTGGTCCAAGAGGACTATTCTTACCATACCCCTGTTCTGGGTGTTCCAGCAGGGGGGTATAACCCCAACGTGGTGGCGGAGGAATACTCGGTGCACTTGCTGCACCATTCGCCAGTCCGTTACCACGAGTTTACTAAGCCAGCCTATAAGTAGCCGAGCCAGACCATCCAGCGTTGAAGGAATGCTGGATGGGTGCTATGATGGGAGGGCCATCCACCCGCAAGGGGGGTGA
- the panB gene encoding 3-methyl-2-oxobutanoate hydroxymethyltransferase: protein MRRITTLDIQAMKSRGEKIPMVTAYDAPTACLADSAGFPMILVGDSLGMVVLGHESTIPVTMEDMVRHTSAVSRRARRALIVVDMPFMSFHVNVSETVRNAGRLAQEGGAQCVKLEGGVPVAEEVRRVVESGIPVMGHIGLTPQSVNRFGGYKVQGKGREEAKRLLEDAMALQEAGAFAVVLELMPSALAKLITERLTIPTIGIGAGPYCDGQVQVFHDLMGFYGEFVPKHTKQYLRLNELISGALKQYADEVREGAFPTEKEGFAMDESALEGL from the coding sequence ATGCGCAGAATTACTACGTTAGACATACAGGCGATGAAGTCGAGGGGCGAGAAGATACCGATGGTGACGGCCTATGACGCGCCCACGGCATGCCTAGCGGACTCGGCGGGCTTCCCCATGATCCTGGTGGGTGACAGCCTGGGGATGGTGGTGCTGGGGCACGAATCGACGATACCGGTGACGATGGAGGACATGGTGCGGCATACGTCGGCGGTGTCCAGGAGGGCGCGGCGGGCGCTGATTGTGGTCGACATGCCGTTTATGAGCTTCCACGTGAATGTGTCGGAGACGGTGCGGAACGCGGGCCGGCTGGCGCAGGAGGGCGGCGCGCAGTGCGTGAAGCTGGAGGGAGGAGTGCCGGTGGCGGAGGAGGTGCGGAGGGTGGTGGAGTCGGGGATACCGGTGATGGGGCACATTGGGCTGACGCCGCAGTCGGTGAACAGGTTTGGGGGATACAAGGTGCAGGGGAAGGGGAGGGAGGAGGCCAAGCGTTTGCTGGAGGACGCCATGGCGCTGCAGGAGGCGGGGGCGTTTGCGGTAGTGCTGGAGCTGATGCCCTCGGCGCTGGCGAAGCTGATAACGGAGCGGCTGACGATACCGACCATCGGCATCGGCGCGGGGCCGTACTGCGACGGGCAGGTGCAGGTGTTCCACGACCTGATGGGGTTTTATGGCGAGTTTGTGCCGAAGCACACGAAGCAGTATTTGAGGTTGAATGAATTGATAAGCGGGGCGTTGAAGCAGTACGCCGACGAGGTGCGGGAGGGTGCGTTCCCGACGGAGAAGGAAGGGTTCGCTATGGACGAGTCGGCGCTGGAGGGGTTGTAG
- a CDS encoding DUF1501 domain-containing protein: protein MPTSSKDPVLVIVQLSGGNDYLNTVIPYTDGLYYDQRPHIGIPQDKVMPVGNSLGLHPSLKSIKEKFWDTGKMAIIHGVGYPNPNRSHFRSMDIWHTCEPDKMSTDGWLGKAVRDMDPKGENVLTAVSFGPGLPRALALPGVPVASVMELERAGVLTGINPAEERKRALETFSRIYGPTVGTGYVLDYLRQVGNDILKGSDILKTAPQKYSSTVEYAATPIAQSLKSVAQVHLAELGTRVLYVEYGNFDTHANELATHAPLWEALGPALGDFYDDLKEHNASENVLMLLFTEFGRRVNDNGTGTDHGSGGGAFLIGDKVKGGMYGEYPSLKAEKLLDGDLHFNYDFRGLYSTILERWMKLEARPLVGGSYEQMGFLKD from the coding sequence ATGCCTACGTCATCTAAAGACCCGGTCCTGGTGATTGTCCAGCTTTCGGGCGGCAACGATTATCTGAACACGGTGATACCGTACACCGACGGCCTTTACTACGACCAGCGTCCTCACATTGGCATACCGCAGGACAAGGTGATGCCGGTAGGGAACTCGCTGGGGCTGCATCCCAGCCTGAAGTCGATAAAGGAGAAGTTCTGGGATACGGGAAAGATGGCGATTATTCACGGCGTCGGGTATCCGAATCCCAACCGGTCGCACTTCAGGTCTATGGATATCTGGCACACGTGCGAACCGGACAAGATGAGCACGGACGGCTGGCTGGGGAAGGCAGTAAGGGACATGGACCCGAAGGGCGAGAACGTTCTGACGGCGGTGAGCTTTGGCCCCGGGCTGCCGAGGGCGCTGGCCTTGCCGGGGGTGCCGGTGGCGTCGGTGATGGAGCTGGAGCGGGCGGGTGTGCTGACGGGGATAAATCCCGCGGAGGAGAGGAAGCGCGCGCTGGAGACGTTCTCGCGGATATACGGCCCGACGGTGGGCACGGGGTACGTGCTGGACTACCTGAGACAGGTGGGGAACGATATTTTGAAGGGGTCGGACATTTTGAAGACGGCGCCGCAAAAATACTCGTCCACGGTTGAGTATGCGGCCACACCGATAGCCCAGAGCCTGAAGAGCGTGGCGCAGGTACACCTGGCGGAGCTGGGGACAAGGGTGCTGTATGTGGAGTACGGGAACTTCGACACCCACGCCAACGAGCTGGCTACCCACGCGCCTTTGTGGGAGGCGTTGGGGCCGGCGTTGGGGGACTTCTACGACGACTTGAAGGAGCACAACGCCAGCGAGAACGTGCTGATGCTATTGTTCACCGAGTTTGGCCGGCGCGTGAACGATAACGGCACAGGGACGGACCACGGGTCGGGCGGCGGCGCGTTCCTCATCGGCGACAAGGTGAAGGGCGGGATGTACGGGGAGTACCCGTCGCTGAAGGCGGAGAAGCTGCTGGATGGCGACCTGCACTTCAACTATGACTTTCGGGGCCTCTATTCCACGATTCTGGAGCGATGGATGAAGCTGGAGGCGAGGCCGCTAGTCGGCGGGAGCTATGAGCAGATGGGGTTTCTGAAGGACTAA
- a CDS encoding cysteine hydrolase produces MDGTWEGEIIPELAPQPGDFVVKKHRNSAFINTPMDQLLRSNGIKSVVVTGTSTSGCVLGTALDASYCDYYTVVIKDCVGDANQNRHRAGLGLMGERFDMPSSEELIALWAKARESVRV; encoded by the coding sequence ATCGATGGGACGTGGGAGGGGGAGATTATACCTGAGTTAGCGCCCCAGCCTGGGGATTTTGTGGTCAAAAAACATCGCAACAGCGCGTTTATAAACACGCCTATGGACCAGCTTTTGCGCTCCAACGGGATAAAGTCCGTGGTGGTCACTGGCACCAGCACATCGGGCTGTGTGCTGGGCACAGCCCTGGACGCCAGCTATTGCGACTATTACACGGTGGTGATAAAGGACTGTGTAGGCGATGCCAACCAGAATCGCCATCGAGCAGGGCTAGGCCTGATGGGCGAGCGGTTCGATATGCCCAGCTCAGAGGAACTTATCGCGTTGTGGGCAAAAGCAAGGGAAAGCGTTCGGGTTTAG
- a CDS encoding cysteine hydrolase family protein gives METMREVYGKQVFDSLEEVVNPEHTAILVVDMQNGLASLEGHAARHGFDVSMQRKIIPPIQRLLKSGREAGARVVHIQIVFDADQATTSPSEIYQSRRMFNFTS, from the coding sequence ATGGAGACAATGCGAGAAGTTTACGGCAAGCAGGTATTTGATTCGCTGGAAGAGGTAGTAAACCCCGAGCACACCGCAATACTGGTCGTTGATATGCAGAACGGGCTGGCTTCCCTGGAGGGCCATGCGGCCCGGCACGGTTTTGACGTGTCTATGCAGCGTAAAATCATTCCGCCAATCCAGCGGCTGTTGAAGTCGGGGCGAGAGGCGGGCGCCAGGGTTGTCCATATCCAGATAGTTTTCGACGCAGACCAGGCGACCACCAGCCCGTCGGAGATTTACCAGTCGCGGCGGATGTTCAACTTTACTTCGTAA
- a CDS encoding response regulator transcription factor, translating into MPIYAYDVSSFILLDASYVQDVKQIQTKDGQSVPDRPIRVLVVDDHPPFAHGLSSLLEEEPDFDPLGIATNGQEAIDMAARLSPDVVVMDISMPGVNGIEATRAIKKALPSTAILALSAYGYYQYVMSALEAGAGGYLLKSVPLKQLLNAIRAIKAGEAVLERSVADKLLKSVTYPHMGSNKKIMLTERELEILQLSAGGLSNKEIAAKTSLAERTIQAHFTSVFSKLGVGSRLEAVIQGLKQGWITLDNLN; encoded by the coding sequence ATGCCGATATATGCATATGATGTATCATCTTTTATTCTTTTGGACGCCTCCTACGTGCAGGATGTAAAGCAAATCCAGACCAAAGACGGTCAATCGGTCCCTGACCGGCCCATCCGGGTCCTGGTCGTGGATGACCATCCTCCCTTCGCTCACGGTCTAAGCAGTCTCCTGGAGGAGGAGCCTGACTTTGATCCCTTAGGTATCGCCACCAACGGCCAGGAGGCCATAGATATGGCCGCTCGCCTTTCCCCAGACGTGGTGGTCATGGATATCTCCATGCCGGGAGTCAATGGCATTGAGGCAACCCGGGCTATCAAGAAAGCCCTTCCCAGTACCGCTATCCTTGCCCTTAGCGCCTATGGCTACTATCAATATGTTATGTCTGCTCTCGAGGCCGGCGCTGGAGGCTACCTCCTAAAGTCCGTGCCCTTGAAACAATTGCTCAACGCCATCCGGGCCATCAAGGCCGGTGAGGCCGTTCTCGAGCGCTCCGTCGCCGACAAGCTGCTGAAATCCGTAACATACCCCCATATGGGCAGCAATAAGAAAATTATGCTGACCGAGCGAGAGCTGGAGATTCTGCAGCTCAGCGCCGGCGGGTTAAGCAACAAGGAGATCGCCGCCAAAACATCCCTGGCCGAGCGCACCATCCAGGCCCATTTCACCAGCGTCTTTTCCAAGCTGGGCGTCGGCAGCAGGCTGGAAGCCGTGATCCAGGGACTCAAGCAGGGTTGGATCACCCTGGACAACCTGAACTAG
- a CDS encoding electron transfer flavoprotein subunit alpha/FixB family protein, translated as MAEPTGILVLGEINKGNLHPTVLELLAAGKTLARGLSQKLSLGLAGPSLDQPAKDGIAHGADTIYTATHQLLEQPHLDLLLAAWTQICRTANPAVILIARTTAGRDLAPRLAARLNVGLAQDCLEVKLDDSTKRLVAHRPIYGGNAVAAVSPKGTPQIAAVRPKAYDPLPADPSRHGETINVAVNLDPSMAKTKLVQRNEEQTGGVRLDTARIVISGGRGLGGPEPFKKLDEIAKILGAAVGASRAAVDAGWVPPAMQVGLTGKTITPELYITVAISGASQHMAGCSGAKVLVAINKDADANIFKEARYGVVGDWQKILPSFTETLRELVK; from the coding sequence ATGGCAGAACCTACAGGCATCCTGGTTCTCGGCGAAATCAATAAAGGGAATCTCCACCCCACCGTCCTGGAGCTTCTGGCCGCGGGCAAAACTTTAGCCCGGGGCTTAAGCCAGAAGCTCTCCCTAGGCCTCGCCGGCCCCTCCCTGGACCAGCCCGCCAAGGACGGCATCGCCCACGGCGCAGACACTATCTACACCGCCACCCACCAACTCCTCGAGCAGCCCCACCTCGACCTCCTCCTTGCCGCCTGGACCCAAATCTGCCGGACCGCCAACCCCGCCGTCATCCTCATCGCCCGCACCACCGCGGGCCGAGACCTCGCCCCCCGGCTGGCCGCTCGCCTCAACGTCGGCCTCGCCCAGGACTGCCTGGAAGTCAAGCTGGACGACTCCACTAAACGTCTCGTCGCCCACCGCCCCATCTACGGCGGCAATGCCGTCGCCGCTGTCTCCCCCAAGGGTACCCCCCAGATCGCCGCCGTTCGCCCCAAAGCCTACGACCCTCTCCCTGCCGACCCTTCCCGCCACGGCGAAACTATAAACGTAGCCGTCAACCTCGACCCCTCCATGGCTAAGACCAAGCTGGTCCAGCGCAACGAGGAGCAGACCGGCGGCGTCCGACTGGACACCGCCCGCATCGTCATCTCCGGCGGACGAGGCCTCGGCGGCCCCGAACCCTTCAAAAAACTCGATGAAATCGCCAAAATCCTCGGCGCCGCCGTGGGCGCCTCCCGCGCCGCTGTCGATGCCGGCTGGGTACCCCCCGCTATGCAAGTCGGCCTCACCGGAAAGACCATCACCCCGGAACTATACATCACCGTCGCCATATCCGGCGCCAGCCAGCACATGGCCGGCTGCTCCGGCGCCAAAGTCCTCGTCGCCATCAACAAAGACGCCGACGCCAATATCTTCAAGGAAGCCCGCTACGGCGTCGTCGGCGACTGGCAAAAAATCCTCCCCTCCTTCACTGAAACCCTCCGAGAACTTGTAAAGTAA
- a CDS encoding electron transfer flavoprotein subunit beta/FixA family protein: protein MPLNIIVLAKQVTDPEMPRSAFQVDRQNKRIVTPANIPPVVNGFDENAVEAALRLKDAQGASVTVVSMGQSFALDVMKKPLSMGADTLILLQDPAFANTADSSITARVLVAAIKKIGPFDLIIAGRQASDWDNAQVPLMVAEHLGLPSLTIAKKVDVGDGKVSVERQMPEGVEIVESALPALVTVSNELGQPRYPTLRGIMAATRKQPTIWSAADIGLNPADLQPHLELVDVYVPTVKKEVEIIKGQDDADTGRLLALKLREAKLI from the coding sequence TTGCCCCTCAACATCATCGTCCTCGCCAAGCAAGTCACCGACCCTGAAATGCCCCGCTCCGCCTTCCAGGTGGACCGCCAGAATAAGCGAATCGTCACCCCCGCCAACATCCCGCCCGTGGTCAACGGCTTCGACGAAAACGCCGTCGAGGCCGCCCTCCGCCTCAAAGACGCCCAGGGCGCCAGCGTCACCGTCGTCTCCATGGGCCAGTCCTTCGCCCTCGATGTCATGAAAAAACCCCTCTCTATGGGCGCCGACACCCTCATCCTTCTCCAGGACCCCGCCTTCGCCAACACCGCCGATAGCTCCATCACCGCCAGGGTCCTGGTCGCCGCCATCAAGAAAATCGGCCCCTTTGACCTCATCATAGCCGGCCGCCAGGCCTCCGACTGGGACAACGCCCAGGTCCCCCTCATGGTGGCCGAACACCTCGGCCTCCCATCCCTCACCATCGCCAAAAAGGTGGACGTCGGCGATGGCAAAGTCTCCGTCGAGCGCCAGATGCCCGAGGGCGTCGAAATCGTTGAATCCGCCCTCCCGGCCCTGGTCACCGTCAGCAACGAGCTGGGCCAGCCTCGATATCCCACCCTCCGAGGCATCATGGCCGCCACCCGAAAGCAGCCCACCATCTGGTCCGCCGCCGACATCGGCCTCAACCCCGCCGACCTCCAGCCTCATCTGGAACTCGTTGACGTCTATGTCCCCACCGTCAAAAAAGAGGTCGAAATCATCAAAGGCCAGGATGACGCCGACACCGGCCGCCTCCTCGCCCTCAAGCTCCGCGAAGCTAAACTCATCTAG
- a CDS encoding DUF2520 domain-containing protein, translating to MSKRLSIGFIGAGILGKGLALGLAGAGYRVTAAASRSYESAQELASLVEGCRAEAEPQAVASSCDLVFITTPDDVITEVAASLMWSPGQGVAHCSGAGTLDKLMPATRQGARCGSIHPLQTFAGVTTGRQSIERMKGITFAIEAHGWLLETLEGMAKDLGGRSIRIKPEDRVLYHTSAVMACGYLAALVDSAAGLWERMGLTKSDGMRALEPIARATLENLVKLGTQKAVTGPIVRGDVETVRRHMEALSERAPGLSTLYLALAEASLPLAEGRVGGAKAREVEAALSEYMAKDGVKGD from the coding sequence GTGAGTAAACGCCTTTCGATTGGGTTTATTGGGGCGGGGATATTGGGGAAGGGGCTGGCCCTGGGGCTGGCCGGGGCAGGGTATCGCGTGACGGCGGCGGCCAGCCGGAGCTATGAGTCGGCGCAAGAATTGGCGTCGCTGGTGGAAGGGTGCCGGGCGGAGGCGGAGCCGCAGGCGGTGGCGTCGAGTTGCGACCTGGTGTTTATTACGACGCCGGATGATGTGATTACCGAGGTGGCGGCGTCGCTGATGTGGAGCCCGGGACAGGGGGTGGCGCACTGCAGCGGCGCGGGGACGCTGGACAAGCTAATGCCGGCGACTCGACAGGGGGCGCGGTGCGGCTCGATACACCCGCTGCAGACCTTTGCCGGCGTGACGACGGGGCGGCAGTCAATAGAGCGCATGAAGGGGATTACCTTTGCCATCGAGGCGCACGGTTGGCTTCTGGAGACGCTGGAGGGGATGGCGAAAGACCTGGGGGGACGGTCGATCCGGATAAAGCCGGAGGATAGAGTTTTATATCACACATCGGCGGTAATGGCGTGCGGATATTTGGCGGCGCTGGTGGACTCGGCGGCGGGGCTGTGGGAGAGGATGGGGCTGACGAAGTCGGACGGGATGAGGGCGTTGGAGCCGATAGCCCGCGCCACGCTGGAAAATCTGGTGAAGCTGGGGACGCAGAAGGCGGTGACGGGGCCGATTGTTCGAGGGGACGTAGAGACGGTGAGGCGGCACATGGAGGCGTTGTCTGAACGAGCGCCGGGACTATCGACGCTGTACCTGGCGCTGGCGGAGGCGTCGCTGCCGCTGGCGGAGGGGAGGGTCGGCGGGGCGAAGGCGCGGGAGGTGGAGGCGGCGTTGTCGGAGTATATGGCTAAGGATGGAGTTAAAGGTGACTAG
- a CDS encoding pantoate--beta-alanine ligase, whose product MRVIESICEMREVCQSARRPLGLAPTMGYLHDGHRSLVKRARDENATVAVSIFVNPTQFGPREDYSTYPQDMDRDLSLLEGENVDVVFAPRAEEMYPGGLERWRTWVEVMGMTERLEGEFRPGHFRGVGTVVAKLLNIVRPDRAYFGRKDAQQLAVIRRVARDLDLGADIVACPTVRERDGLAMSSRNVFLTPEERRAAPVIYYSLRKAQEMHRQGERDGERLRSAVCRELEGEPLIKAVDYVSVADPGTMEEVSTVEGPSLLLAAVRMGRVRLIDNVELGGLT is encoded by the coding sequence ATGAGAGTCATCGAGAGTATTTGCGAGATGCGGGAGGTGTGCCAGTCGGCGAGGAGGCCGCTGGGGCTGGCGCCGACGATGGGATATTTACACGATGGACACCGTTCGCTGGTGAAGCGAGCGCGGGACGAGAATGCGACGGTGGCGGTGAGCATTTTCGTCAACCCGACGCAGTTTGGACCTAGGGAGGACTACTCGACCTATCCGCAAGATATGGACAGGGACCTGTCGCTGTTGGAGGGGGAGAACGTGGACGTGGTGTTCGCGCCGAGGGCTGAGGAGATGTACCCGGGCGGGCTGGAGAGGTGGCGGACGTGGGTGGAGGTGATGGGGATGACGGAGCGGCTGGAGGGGGAGTTCAGGCCGGGGCATTTCAGGGGCGTGGGGACGGTGGTGGCGAAGCTGCTGAACATTGTGAGGCCGGACAGGGCGTACTTTGGGCGGAAGGACGCGCAGCAGTTGGCGGTGATAAGGAGGGTGGCGCGGGACCTGGACCTGGGGGCCGATATTGTGGCGTGCCCGACGGTGCGGGAGCGGGACGGGCTGGCGATGAGCAGCCGAAACGTATTTTTGACGCCGGAGGAGCGCCGGGCCGCGCCGGTGATTTACTATTCGCTGCGGAAGGCACAGGAGATGCACAGGCAGGGGGAGCGGGACGGGGAGCGGCTGCGGTCGGCGGTGTGCCGGGAGCTGGAGGGGGAGCCGCTGATTAAGGCCGTCGATTATGTAAGCGTGGCGGACCCGGGGACGATGGAGGAGGTGTCGACGGTGGAGGGGCCGTCGCTGCTGCTGGCGGCGGTGAGGATGGGGAGGGTGCGGCTGATAGATAACGTGGAGCTGGGCGGGTTGACCTAA
- a CDS encoding sensor histidine kinase, translated as MITLLLGAIVGVSLSAREKLKNEQSKLEQFITVTLNSQENEKQFLARELHDETAQHLVDILHKIDDVQDSVDSSNMTAHRELASLRSSVEDVLDGTRRFMLGLRPPQLDDLGLLPALQALCQDTSETTGIDVRLTYSDKVPPLPKATELAIYRIAQEALTNAGRHSRASSILLKAFCHNTTLTLSIEDDGIGSPRFPDEHLARQGKFGQIGMVERARLAGGSATIISSTGRGTKVILEVPISGR; from the coding sequence GTGATCACCCTCTTACTAGGAGCTATAGTAGGCGTCTCCCTGAGCGCCCGTGAGAAGCTGAAAAACGAGCAGTCCAAGCTTGAGCAGTTCATCACGGTCACCCTGAACTCCCAGGAAAATGAGAAGCAATTCCTTGCCCGTGAGCTCCATGACGAAACCGCCCAGCACCTGGTGGACATCCTTCATAAAATTGACGACGTCCAGGATTCCGTGGACTCCTCCAACATGACCGCCCACCGGGAGTTGGCCTCTCTGCGTTCGTCGGTCGAAGATGTCTTGGACGGCACCAGGCGTTTCATGCTGGGCCTCAGACCCCCTCAACTAGACGACCTCGGCCTCCTGCCGGCCCTCCAGGCTCTCTGCCAGGACACCTCAGAGACAACTGGAATAGACGTGCGGCTGACCTATTCCGACAAGGTCCCGCCTCTCCCCAAGGCCACAGAGTTGGCTATCTATCGTATCGCCCAGGAAGCCCTCACCAACGCCGGACGTCATTCCAGGGCCAGTTCTATTCTGCTCAAGGCCTTCTGCCACAACACTACCCTCACTCTCTCAATAGAAGATGACGGGATAGGGTCCCCCAGGTTTCCCGATGAACACTTGGCCCGCCAGGGCAAGTTCGGTCAGATCGGAATGGTGGAAAGAGCTAGGTTGGCGGGCGGCTCCGCCACCATTATCTCTTCAACAGGCAGAGGCACCAAAGTTATCCTGGAGGTCCCCATTTCTGGTCGCTGA